One stretch of Mycolicibacterium fallax DNA includes these proteins:
- a CDS encoding alpha-(1->3)-arabinofuranosyltransferase yields the protein MSRRWLWLVGALALILTFAQSPGLISPDTKLDLTANPLQFLGRAANLWNSDLPFGQTQNQSYGYLFPHGTFFALGDLLGLPGWVTQRLWWALLLAAGFWGLLRLAEALGIGTTSSRVVAATAFALSPRALTTLGSISSETLPMLLAPWVLLPVVLAFRGDGTTPRVLAARSAVALALMGAVNAVATLTACLPALIWWAAHRPNRRWWRFSGWWLAASALAVTWWLIPLLLLGRISPPFLDFIESSGVTTRWASLTEVLRGTDSWTPFVAPDATAGSSLVTGSVAVLATTLVAAGGLAGLALRSMPARGRLITMLLIGVALLAAGYAGGLGSPIAEQVQNFLDGPGAPLRNVHKLEPVIRIPIVLGIAHLLGRIPLPGAAPTAVWRRAFTHPEEDRRVAVGIVVLAALAAATSLAWTGRLLPPGGFTAIPDHWQQAADWITGHNTGDPLASRVLVVPGAPFANQTWGNSHDEPLQVLATTPWGVRDSIPLNPPQTIRALDSVQRLLAAGRPSAGLADTLARQGIGYLVVRNDLDPDASRSARPILVHRAVDGSPGLEKVAEFGEQVGPGLLEGFITDSGLRPHYPAVQIYRVTGAGNAMSPYLADIAAMPRIDGGPEALARLDERRRLRHRPPLGPVLLTQDAVAAGLPTPLVTVTDTPVDRETDYGRVDDHSSAARADGDARHTHNRSKDYPAPGAAPVHAGWTGGRLTVSSSAADSTALPVVAPSTGAPAAIDGDSATAWVSNSLQAAVGQWLQVDFDHPVTNATVSITPSATAVGAQVRRIEISTSNGTTSLRFDEPGRPLIVALPYGETPWVRITATGTDDGSSGVQFGITDLSVTQYDASGFAHPVNLRHTLLVPGPPAGAAVADWDLGQELLGRPGCAAGTDAVHCAAAMAVAPEEPVNLSRTLTVPEPTTVVPTVWVRPRQGPTLADLIRAPGASYAEGDSDAVDVAGSAYAATDGDPRTSWTAPQHFVPGHGSPTLTVRLPAATEVGGLRLTPSAATLPTHPSLVAVDLGTGPQVRSLQTDGPTTLTLTPHRTDTIRISLLDWTDVIDRTALGFDQLKPPGLAELVALTPGGTAIAPADTAVNADRVVTLACGRGPVIGLAGQFVQTSVRTTVGALLAGEPIPARPCRTAPIALPAGPQELIISPGQAFVVDGAELATPLAARVPTAHAEPAPTGAWSTDRREVRVSAAPGERALVVPESVSPGWTARGPDGSVLRPLIVNGWQQGWVVPAGADGTVTLSFGSNTAYRAGLAGGLALLPLLLLLALWPARRTERGAPPAPWAPPPAVATAGMLVAGTLISGPAGLAVFAGAAGLRYLLADRPRATRWVTLGGVPAGLILAGCVLSRYPWRSVDGYVGHSAGVQLLALISVALLAASVLPYSPRAARQ from the coding sequence CTGTCCCGACGCTGGTTGTGGCTGGTCGGCGCGCTCGCGCTGATCCTGACCTTCGCGCAGTCCCCCGGCCTGATCTCCCCGGACACCAAGCTCGACCTGACCGCCAACCCGCTGCAGTTCCTGGGCCGGGCGGCGAACCTGTGGAACTCCGACCTGCCGTTCGGGCAGACCCAGAACCAGTCCTACGGCTACCTGTTCCCGCACGGCACCTTCTTCGCGCTCGGTGATTTGCTCGGCCTGCCCGGCTGGGTCACCCAGCGGCTGTGGTGGGCACTGCTGCTGGCCGCCGGGTTCTGGGGGCTGCTGCGGTTGGCCGAGGCACTCGGCATCGGCACCACCTCCTCGCGGGTGGTCGCCGCGACCGCGTTCGCGTTGTCGCCGCGGGCGCTGACCACGCTGGGCTCCATCTCCTCGGAGACGCTGCCGATGCTGCTGGCACCGTGGGTGCTGCTGCCGGTGGTGCTGGCGTTCCGCGGCGACGGCACCACGCCGCGGGTGCTGGCCGCCCGGTCCGCCGTCGCGCTGGCCCTGATGGGCGCGGTCAACGCGGTCGCGACGCTGACCGCCTGCCTGCCCGCGCTGATCTGGTGGGCCGCGCACCGCCCCAATCGACGCTGGTGGCGGTTCTCCGGCTGGTGGCTGGCCGCCAGCGCACTGGCCGTCACCTGGTGGCTGATCCCGCTGCTGCTGCTCGGCCGGATCAGCCCGCCGTTCCTGGACTTCATCGAATCCTCCGGGGTGACCACCCGGTGGGCGTCGCTGACCGAGGTGCTGCGCGGCACCGACAGCTGGACCCCGTTCGTCGCACCGGACGCCACCGCGGGCAGCTCCCTGGTCACCGGGTCGGTCGCGGTGCTGGCCACCACCCTGGTCGCCGCCGGCGGGCTGGCCGGGCTGGCCCTGCGCAGCATGCCGGCCCGCGGCCGGCTGATCACCATGCTGCTGATCGGGGTGGCGCTGCTGGCCGCCGGGTACGCCGGCGGGCTGGGCTCCCCGATCGCCGAGCAGGTGCAGAACTTCCTGGACGGGCCCGGGGCCCCGCTGCGCAACGTGCACAAGCTGGAACCGGTGATCCGGATCCCGATCGTGCTGGGCATCGCCCACCTGCTCGGCCGCATCCCACTGCCCGGCGCCGCCCCCACCGCGGTGTGGCGGCGGGCCTTCACCCATCCCGAGGAGGACCGCCGGGTCGCGGTCGGGATCGTGGTACTGGCCGCGCTGGCCGCGGCGACGTCGCTGGCCTGGACCGGCCGGCTGCTGCCGCCCGGCGGGTTCACCGCCATCCCCGACCACTGGCAGCAGGCCGCCGACTGGATCACCGGGCACAACACCGGCGACCCCCTGGCATCCCGGGTGCTGGTGGTGCCCGGCGCCCCGTTCGCCAACCAGACCTGGGGCAACAGTCACGACGAACCGCTGCAGGTGCTGGCCACCACGCCGTGGGGGGTCCGCGACTCCATCCCGCTGAACCCGCCGCAGACCATCCGGGCGCTGGACTCGGTGCAGCGGCTGCTGGCCGCGGGCCGGCCGTCGGCCGGACTGGCCGACACGCTGGCCCGGCAGGGAATCGGCTACCTGGTGGTCCGCAACGACCTGGACCCCGACGCCTCCCGGTCGGCGCGGCCGATCCTGGTACACCGCGCCGTCGACGGCTCCCCCGGCCTGGAGAAGGTCGCCGAGTTCGGCGAGCAGGTCGGTCCCGGCCTGCTGGAGGGCTTCATCACCGACAGCGGGCTGCGGCCGCACTACCCGGCCGTCCAGATCTACCGGGTCACCGGCGCCGGCAACGCGATGTCGCCCTACCTGGCCGACATCGCCGCGATGCCCCGCATCGACGGCGGGCCCGAGGCGCTCGCCCGACTCGACGAACGCCGCCGGCTGCGGCACCGACCGCCGCTGGGGCCGGTGCTGCTGACCCAGGACGCGGTCGCCGCCGGGCTGCCCACCCCGCTGGTCACCGTCACCGACACCCCGGTGGACCGGGAGACCGACTACGGCCGGGTCGACGACCATTCCTCGGCCGCCCGCGCCGACGGCGACGCCCGGCACACCCACAATCGGTCCAAGGACTACCCGGCGCCCGGGGCGGCGCCGGTGCACGCCGGCTGGACCGGCGGCCGGCTGACCGTCTCCAGCTCCGCGGCGGATTCCACCGCGCTGCCCGTCGTCGCACCGTCGACCGGGGCACCGGCGGCGATCGACGGGGACAGCGCGACCGCCTGGGTGTCCAACTCGCTGCAGGCCGCGGTCGGCCAGTGGCTGCAGGTCGACTTCGACCATCCGGTCACCAACGCCACCGTGTCGATCACCCCGAGCGCCACCGCCGTCGGCGCCCAGGTCCGCCGGATCGAGATCTCCACCAGCAACGGCACCACCTCGCTGCGGTTCGACGAGCCCGGCCGGCCGCTGATCGTCGCGCTGCCCTACGGCGAGACCCCGTGGGTCCGGATCACCGCCACCGGCACCGACGACGGCAGTTCCGGCGTGCAGTTCGGCATCACCGACCTGTCCGTCACCCAGTACGACGCGTCCGGGTTCGCCCACCCGGTGAACCTGCGGCACACCCTGCTGGTGCCCGGCCCGCCGGCCGGCGCCGCGGTCGCCGACTGGGACCTGGGCCAGGAGCTGCTCGGCCGGCCCGGCTGCGCGGCGGGCACCGACGCCGTGCACTGCGCGGCCGCGATGGCGGTGGCACCGGAGGAACCGGTGAACCTCAGCCGCACCCTGACCGTGCCCGAGCCGACCACGGTGGTCCCGACGGTGTGGGTCCGCCCGCGCCAGGGCCCCACGCTGGCCGACCTGATCCGCGCGCCAGGCGCCAGCTACGCCGAGGGCGACTCCGATGCCGTCGACGTGGCGGGCTCGGCGTACGCCGCCACCGACGGCGACCCGCGCACCTCCTGGACCGCGCCGCAACACTTCGTGCCCGGCCACGGCAGCCCGACGCTGACGGTGCGGCTGCCGGCGGCCACCGAGGTCGGCGGGCTGCGGCTGACGCCGAGCGCCGCGACGCTGCCGACCCACCCGAGCCTGGTCGCCGTCGACCTCGGCACCGGCCCGCAGGTGCGATCCCTGCAGACCGACGGGCCGACCACGCTCACGCTGACCCCGCACCGCACCGACACCATCCGGATCAGCCTGCTGGACTGGACCGACGTGATCGACCGCACCGCGCTGGGCTTCGACCAGCTCAAACCGCCCGGCCTGGCCGAGCTGGTGGCGCTGACCCCCGGCGGCACCGCCATCGCGCCCGCCGACACCGCCGTCAACGCCGACCGGGTGGTGACGCTGGCCTGCGGCCGGGGCCCGGTGATCGGCCTGGCCGGGCAGTTCGTGCAGACCTCGGTGCGCACCACCGTCGGCGCGCTGCTGGCCGGCGAACCCATTCCGGCGCGGCCGTGCCGCACCGCGCCGATCGCGCTGCCGGCCGGCCCGCAGGAGCTGATCATCAGCCCCGGGCAGGCGTTCGTCGTCGACGGCGCCGAACTGGCCACCCCGCTGGCCGCCCGGGTGCCGACCGCGCACGCCGAGCCGGCGCCGACCGGGGCGTGGTCCACCGACCGTCGCGAGGTGCGGGTGTCCGCGGCGCCGGGCGAGCGGGCCCTGGTGGTGCCCGAGAGCGTCAGCCCCGGCTGGACCGCCCGCGGCCCGGACGGGTCGGTGCTGCGGCCGCTGATCGTCAACGGCTGGCAGCAGGGCTGGGTGGTGCCGGCCGGCGCCGACGGCACGGTCACGCTGAGCTTCGGCTCCAACACCGCCTACCGGGCCGGGCTGGCCGGCGGCCTGGCGCTGCTGCCGCTGTTGCTGCTGCTGGCCCTATGGCCGGCCCGGCGGACCGAGCGGGGCGCGCCGCCTGCCCCCTGGGCCCCGCCGCCCGCGGTGGCGACCGCCGGGATGCTGGTGGCCGGGACCCTGATCTCCGGGCCGGCCGGGCTGGCGGTGTTCGCCGGCGCCGCCGGGCTGCGGTATCTGCTGGCCGATCGCCCGCGGGCGACCCGGTGGGTGACCCTCGGCGGGGTGCCGGCCGGGCTGATCCTGGCCGGCTGCGTGCTGTCGCGGTATCCGTGGCGCTCGGTGGACGGCTACGTCGGGCATTCCGCCGGGGTGCAGCTGCTGGCGCTGATCTCGGTCGCGCTGCTGGCCGCCTCCGTCCTGCCGTACTCGCCGAGGGCAGCTCGGCAGTAA
- a CDS encoding acyltransferase family protein, with translation MTQRTEDQQVGGTRGFLPAVEGLRAWAAIGVVITHVSFQTAVSSGPLGRLLGRFDLAVAVFFALSGFLLWRGHAAAARGLRRKPPTVHYLRSRLVRIMPGYLVAVVIILLLLPDAWGASPTVWLANLTLTQIYVPLTLTPGLTQMWSLSVEVTFYLVLPLLAFFAARLPVRARIPVIAAVGAASLAWGLLPIETSDGVNFLNWPPAYGSWFAAGMLLAEWTVTPIGWVHRLARRRILMAVIVLVAYAVSASPVAGPEGLTPATLDQFVVRTAMGAIIAFGLLAPLVLDRPDTSHRLLGSPLMVTLGRWSYGLFVWHLAALTLVFPVVGRFVFNGDMVIILILTLIFGFAMAAVSYALVEQPCRQALRNWERRSGRVPPLDSSVTETPEPAVAH, from the coding sequence GTGACGCAGCGAACAGAGGACCAGCAGGTCGGCGGCACCCGCGGCTTCCTGCCCGCGGTGGAGGGGCTGCGGGCCTGGGCGGCGATCGGCGTGGTGATCACCCACGTGTCGTTTCAGACCGCGGTGTCCTCCGGGCCGCTGGGCCGGCTGCTGGGCCGGTTCGACCTGGCGGTGGCGGTGTTCTTCGCGCTGTCGGGCTTTTTGCTGTGGCGCGGCCACGCCGCCGCGGCCCGCGGGCTGCGCAGAAAGCCGCCGACCGTGCACTACCTGCGCTCCCGGCTGGTCCGGATCATGCCCGGTTACCTGGTCGCCGTCGTCATCATCCTGCTGCTGCTGCCCGACGCCTGGGGCGCCAGCCCGACGGTGTGGCTGGCGAACCTGACGCTGACCCAGATCTATGTGCCGCTGACCCTGACGCCCGGGCTGACCCAGATGTGGAGCCTGTCGGTGGAGGTCACCTTCTATCTGGTGCTGCCGCTGCTGGCGTTCTTCGCGGCCCGGCTGCCGGTGCGGGCCCGGATCCCGGTGATCGCCGCCGTCGGCGCGGCCAGCCTGGCCTGGGGCCTGCTGCCGATCGAGACCTCCGACGGGGTCAACTTCCTGAACTGGCCGCCGGCCTACGGGTCGTGGTTCGCCGCCGGGATGCTGCTGGCCGAGTGGACCGTCACCCCGATCGGCTGGGTGCACCGGCTGGCCCGCCGGCGGATCCTGATGGCGGTGATCGTGCTGGTCGCCTACGCGGTGTCGGCCTCCCCGGTGGCCGGCCCGGAGGGGCTCACGCCGGCGACCCTGGACCAGTTCGTCGTGCGCACCGCGATGGGCGCGATCATCGCGTTCGGCCTGCTGGCCCCGCTGGTGCTGGACCGCCCCGACACCAGCCACCGGCTGCTCGGCAGCCCGCTGATGGTGACCCTGGGCCGCTGGTCCTACGGCCTGTTCGTCTGGCATCTGGCGGCGCTGACCTTGGTGTTCCCGGTGGTCGGCCGGTTCGTCTTCAACGGCGACATGGTGATCATCCTGATCCTGACGCTGATCTTCGGCTTCGCGATGGCCGCGGTCAGCTACGCGCTGGTCGAGCAGCCCTGCCGGCAGGCGCTGCGGAACTGGGAACGCCGCTCCGGGCGGGTGCCGCCGCTGGACAGTTCGGTCACCGAGACCCCGGAGCCCGCCGTCGCGCACTGA
- a CDS encoding DUF3068 domain-containing protein gives MNRAVLLRIAACGLLGLGSGLLIAALLLSTYTSSRVRQIPLDLDTTLVSNGTGTALDPASLLGERFIISNDVPLVSQQALSVEQPSNADVVTLQVGTSVKRTDQQQDKGLLLAMVDTVTLDRSTAMAVSDDNHPGGSMQKPRTIEDTKPATNIALPHEGLSYRFPFDTEKKTYQVFDPIAQQAFDANYVNEEDVNGLTTLRFQQNVGYNAEGKLVEPIRYASLYENDEDGEVTARAELWGIEGVDPQEPITMTRYYAAQRTFWVDPVSGTIVKSQEHANHYYAREALHPEASLADYKVTSTESTVESQVAAARSERDRIGLWTRVLPISFTAAGLIALIAGALLGSFGLRTDAALIDPGLDNRGGLFSRRPADTGPMPAAQAETEKLPALRPDLHPDE, from the coding sequence GTGAATCGTGCAGTTCTGTTGCGCATCGCGGCATGCGGCCTGCTTGGCCTGGGGTCCGGGCTGTTGATCGCCGCGCTGCTGTTGTCGACCTACACCTCGAGCCGGGTCCGCCAGATCCCGCTGGACCTGGACACCACGCTGGTCAGCAACGGCACCGGAACCGCGCTGGATCCCGCCTCGCTGCTCGGCGAGCGGTTCATCATCAGCAACGACGTGCCGCTGGTTTCCCAGCAGGCCCTCAGCGTCGAGCAGCCGTCCAACGCCGACGTCGTCACGCTGCAGGTCGGCACCTCGGTCAAGCGCACCGATCAGCAGCAGGACAAGGGCCTGCTGCTGGCCATGGTCGACACCGTGACGCTGGACCGCAGCACCGCGATGGCGGTGTCCGACGACAACCATCCCGGCGGCTCGATGCAGAAGCCGCGCACCATCGAGGACACCAAGCCGGCGACCAACATCGCGCTGCCGCACGAGGGCCTGTCCTACCGGTTCCCGTTCGACACCGAGAAGAAGACCTACCAGGTGTTCGACCCGATCGCGCAGCAGGCGTTCGACGCCAACTACGTCAACGAGGAAGACGTCAACGGCCTGACCACGCTGCGGTTCCAGCAGAACGTCGGCTACAACGCCGAGGGCAAGCTGGTCGAGCCGATCCGGTACGCCTCGCTGTACGAGAACGACGAGGACGGCGAGGTCACCGCCCGCGCCGAACTGTGGGGCATCGAGGGGGTCGACCCGCAGGAACCGATCACCATGACCCGCTACTACGCCGCGCAGCGGACGTTCTGGGTGGATCCGGTCTCCGGCACCATCGTCAAGTCCCAGGAACACGCGAACCACTACTACGCCCGCGAGGCGCTGCACCCGGAGGCCAGCCTGGCCGACTACAAGGTGACCTCCACCGAGAGCACCGTCGAGTCGCAGGTGGCGGCCGCCCGCTCCGAGCGCGACCGGATCGGCCTGTGGACCCGGGTGCTGCCGATCAGCTTCACCGCCGCCGGGTTGATCGCGTTGATCGCCGGCGCGCTGCTCGGCTCGTTCGGGCTGCGCACCGACGCCGCGCTGATCGACCCGGGCCTGGACAACCGGGGCGGGCTGTTCAGCCGCCGCCCCGCCGACACCGGGCCGATGCCCGCCGCGCAGGCCGAGACCGAGAAGCTGCCCGCGCTGCGACCGGACCTGCATCCCGACGAGTAG
- a CDS encoding glycosyltransferase family 4 protein, whose translation MSDHPVRSVLLLCWRDTGHPQGGGSEAYLQRIGAQLAASGAAVTLRTARYPGAPRRGEIDGVQISRGGGPYTVYIRAGLAMVAARIGLGPLRRVRPDVVIDSQNGLPFLARLAYGRRVVLLVHHCHREQWPVAGRRLARIGWFVESRLSPRLHRRNQYVTVSLPSMRELVDLGVSPDRIAVVRNGVDEPPVSGPAVPRSATPRVVVLSRLVPHKQIEDALAAVAALRPSYPELQLDVVGGGWWRDRLVEEARRLGITDAVTFHGHVDELTKHRLVQRAWVALLPSRKEGWGLAVIEAAQHEVPTIGYRSAGGLCDSIVDGVTGMLVGDHGELVARLDELLSDEVLRTELGRKAAARAGEFSWAQSAAAMGTVLAEVNAGRRLGGVV comes from the coding sequence ATGTCCGATCACCCCGTCCGTTCGGTGCTGCTGCTGTGTTGGCGCGACACCGGGCACCCGCAGGGCGGCGGCAGTGAGGCCTACCTGCAGCGCATCGGCGCGCAGCTGGCGGCCTCCGGTGCCGCCGTCACCTTGCGCACCGCCCGCTACCCGGGCGCGCCGCGGCGCGGGGAGATCGACGGGGTGCAGATCAGCCGCGGCGGCGGGCCCTACACGGTGTACATCCGGGCCGGGCTGGCCATGGTTGCCGCCCGGATCGGTCTTGGCCCGCTGCGCCGGGTGCGGCCCGACGTGGTGATCGACTCGCAGAACGGGCTGCCGTTCCTGGCCCGGTTGGCGTATGGCCGCCGGGTGGTACTGCTGGTGCATCACTGCCACCGCGAGCAGTGGCCGGTCGCCGGACGTCGGCTGGCCCGGATCGGCTGGTTCGTCGAATCCCGGCTGTCGCCGCGGCTGCACCGGCGCAACCAGTACGTCACGGTGTCGCTGCCGTCCATGCGTGAACTCGTTGACCTCGGGGTGAGCCCGGACCGGATCGCGGTGGTGCGCAACGGCGTCGATGAGCCGCCGGTGTCCGGCCCGGCCGTGCCGCGGTCGGCGACCCCGCGGGTGGTGGTGCTGTCCCGGCTGGTGCCGCACAAGCAGATCGAGGATGCGCTGGCCGCCGTCGCCGCGCTGCGCCCGTCGTACCCGGAGCTGCAGCTGGACGTGGTGGGTGGCGGCTGGTGGCGCGACCGGCTGGTCGAGGAGGCCCGTCGCCTCGGCATCACCGACGCGGTCACCTTCCACGGCCACGTCGACGAGCTCACCAAGCACCGGCTGGTGCAGCGCGCCTGGGTGGCGCTGCTGCCGTCGCGCAAGGAGGGCTGGGGCCTGGCGGTGATCGAGGCCGCCCAGCACGAGGTGCCGACGATCGGTTATCGCAGCGCCGGCGGTCTGTGCGACTCGATCGTCGACGGGGTGACCGGGATGCTGGTCGGCGATCACGGTGAACTTGTCGCCCGGCTCGACGAGCTGCTCTCCGACGAGGTGCTGCGCACCGAGCTGGGCCGCAAGGCCGCCGCCCGGGCCGGCGAGTTCTCCTGGGCGCAGAGCGCCGCGGCGATGGGGACCGTGCTGGCCGAGGTCAACGCCGGTCGGCGTCTCGGCGGCGTCGTCTGA